Part of the Amblyraja radiata isolate CabotCenter1 chromosome 27, sAmbRad1.1.pri, whole genome shotgun sequence genome is shown below.
GGGACAGTTTGGGTGCTTCTTGTGGTCCTTGCCGAAGCCGGGCTTGCAGCGGTCGGCGCGGATCACCTGCAGCGTCCCGTCTATGTAGTAGACGAACGGCAGCAAGCCGAAGATCTCTCGGTACATGTCCGCCTGCTTGGAGAAGAACGCCTCCACGCGGTGCCGCACTTTCTCCAGCCGGAGGTTGTGATCGCAGTCCTCCTGGTTGTTCTCGCAGATACTGTCCAGTTCCTCCACGTCAAGGTGCAGCTTAAGCGTCAGGTACAGCTCGTACTGTATGCCGGCCAAGGGCACTTTGAGCGTGTGGCACGTTGACTTGTGGATACTGATAGTGTAGGCCAGGTCTGAAGTCAGCTGGTTCAAAGCTGTGTGCAACCTCTTTAAGAAGAGGCTGTTGTATGCATTTTGACAATCCGCTGCATGATACTGCACCTGAAACTCATAGGTGTAATTGGGGTCCCGGTAAGCATACAGGAAATACTTAAGATTCAAGGACTGCAAAGACTTTGTACTGGGAC
Proteins encoded:
- the LOC116988580 gene encoding zona pellucida-binding protein 1-like; protein product: MSLSLKSLLVYGVIVGVLLGKTIPTTEIWQQLKRFPRSALLNAPVAEQKVIGSDDGPVKVYIKVHEKSPRILCATPQLRNMELMDPNFSWKGPKGTDLSKRPDMNISLTGTLTIDDFRKDLSGVYVCTIYFYSPSTKSLQSLNLKYFLYAYRDPNYTYEFQVQYHAADCQNAYNSLFLKRLHTALNQLTSDLAYTISIHKSTCHTLKVPLAGIQYELYLTLKLHLDVEELDSICENNQEDCDHNLRLEKVRHRVEAFFSKQADMYREIFGLLPFVYYIDGTLQVIRADRCKPGFGKDHKKHPNCPGCCVVCGPGSYSSGRHVSCLPCIEAIHYGESDCDIE